CACCGGGGCGGCGGGTCAGCAGTTCCAGGCCGCCGCCGAGCGCGCCCGCCGTCACGGTAAACAGGGTGGCGCTGCGCAAAAACTCGCGGCGCGGGTTCAGGTCGCTGCCCGGCGTCAGGATCCGGCGCTGCTGGTCCTGTGGTTGGGCGTCGTCAGGGGTCTGCGGGTCAGTCATGGGGCCCTCCTCTTTTCAGGTATACGCAGCTTGGCACCAATTGGTTGACCCCTACTGTCAGCCGGGGTACCAGACAGGGGCAGGCACCCGGCCACAACTAAAGGCACAATAAAGGTCCAGGGGGCCGAGGGGGCCCCAGCATCTCCGGAGGTCTCACCATGAAAAAATTGCTGCTCGCCGCCGCGCCCCTGTCTCTGGCTCTGCTGTTCACAGCGGCCGTGCCCGCCGCCCAGGCCCAGCAGGGGGCCAAACTGAAGGCCTGCTTTATCTACGTGGGGCCGGTGGGCGACATCGGCTGGAGTTACGCCCACGACGAAGCGCGCAAAAAGGCCATGAAGGCCCTGCCCTGGCTGGACACCAAATACGTGGAGAGCGTGCCCGAGGGCCAGGCGGCGCCTGTGATTGACCGTCTGGTCAAAGATAGCTGCAAGGTGATCTTTACCACCTCGTTCGGCTTCATGGACCAGACCCTGGACGCCGCCAAGAAGTACCCCAACGTAATTTTTGCCCACGCCAGCGGCTTCAAGCGCGCGCCCAACATGGCAACCTATATGGCCGACTTTTATCAGCTGTACTACCTGAACGGCATGATGGCCGCCGCAGTCAGCAAGAGCGACAAACTCGGCTACGTGGCGGCCTTTCCGGTCCCCGAACTCAAGCGCCACATCAGCGCCTTTGCCCTGGGCGCCCGCGCCGTCAACCCCAAGGCCACGGTCAGCGTCAAGTGGATCAACGCCTGGTTTGACCCCAACAAGGCCCGCGAGGCCGCCGAGGCGCTCATCAGTGAGGGGGCCGGCGCCCTGGCCTTTACCGAGGACACCGCCACAGTGGTGCAAACGGCGGCCAGCCGCAAGATTCCCAGCTTTGCCCACTATTCGCCCATGTACAAATTCGCGCCCGACTACGTGGTCAGCGGGCAGCTGGTGCACTGGGACAAGATTTACATTGACTTTCTGAGCAAGGTGCGCACCGGCACCTACACGGCCAAAAACCTGCAAAACGTGGACTACTGGAACCTGCTGCGCGGCGGCAGCGTCGAACTGGGCGCACAGGACGGCATGGCGATTAACCCCAAGTGGGTGGGCGCCCTGAAGGCCAAGAGCGTCACGGTCAGCGGCAAGAAAGTCAGCGTCTATGACCGCGTGACTCAGCTGAGCGCCGAGATGCAGAAGGGCGGCAAGTTCGACCCCTTCACGGGTCCCCTGAAAGACCGCAACGGCATCCTGCGCGTGGCGGCCGGCAAGGTGGCGACGGTCGCCGAGCTGAACAACATGGCCTGGGTGGCCCCCGGCGTGGTGGGCCAGGTGGCCGACGAGCCCAAGAAGTAATACGGATTCCGTCTGTTTCGTTTACAAATCGGAACAGGACCGATTTGCAAACTCCACGCCCGGAACCCGTTTTGCTCCTTCTCGCTCCGCTCGGATTGAATCGTTTGTGCAAACGATTCAATCGGAGTCTGTATAAACCAGGGCAGGCGACTGGAAGGTCTCCAGCCCAGACCTGAATCAGAAGGCAGCACCCCCATCACGCGAGATCTGGGGGTGCTGTCTTTGTCACGGCCTCACCCTCCCCTCCTGCCCTCGGGTGACAGACCACATCCCCGGAGGCAAAAATCTGATAAGCAGAGGAAGAACTTGGTCCCAAGCCCCCCTTAGAAAGTCAAGGATTTCTTGCTGTGCGCCTGACCCTGCTGACTGACCCCGACACCCAAGCGGCCCTGGCCGCCACCCGGACCCTGGTGGGTCAGGTGGCCAACCGCCTGCTGGTGCTGGCCCGGCAGCAACCTGGCGTGCCGGCCGACACACTGGCGGCCACCCTGGAGGGCGCGGCGGCGTTGCCCCACGGCACCCGCCGCGCCGTGGCCGCCGAGGTCGAGCGCGCGCGGCACTGGTCGCGCGGCGGCCTGAAAACCCAGTCGTACTGGCTGGACGCCCGCAGCCTGCGCGTGACCCCGGCGGGCCAGGTCAGCCTGTGGACCGTGCGCGGCCGAGTCACGCTGCCCACCCGGCTGGGCAACTACCAGCGGCATCTGCTGGCCCAGGCGGCGCAGACCCAGGGCGGCGCCCGTGGGGGCCAGGTCACCCTGAGCCGGGCGGGCGAGTGGTACGTGCGCCTCAACCTGGGGCGGGCCCCAGCGGCGCCGGAGCCTGCCCCGCCCAGCACCGATCTGCTAGAGCGTCAGGGCCACTTCGAGCGGGTCGAGCGGCGGCTGCGCGGCGCCCGGCCCACCCCACGCACGCAGGGCCAGTGGGCGCTGGCGCTGCTGCAAACCGGCCAGACCGACCGCGCCGAGCTGCAACTGCTGACTGCCCTGGGTCACCCCACCCCCGACGCGCGCATCTACCTGGGCCTGAGTCTGCTGGCCGGCACCCGCCGCGACCCACAGGCCCGCTTAGCGCAGGCCGAGCGCGGTCTGGCCGCCCGGCCCGACGAGTTCACCCGCTGGTGGCTGCGCTGCTCGCAGGCCCGGGCACTGGTGGAACTGGGCCGCGCCGGGGCCGCCCAGCCCATCATGGCGGCGCTGCTGCGCGAGGTGCCGCCCTCAGAGCTGCGCTCACGTGCCAGGGCGCTGTACTTTGCCCAGGGAGTCAGCGCGGCGCTGGACGACTTTGCGGCGCAGGACCGCCAGGCGCGCGAGGCCCTGCGCCTCTTTGACCTGCTGGGCATTGGCAGCGAGGGCCTGTCACTGCGGCTGGACCTGGCCTACCGCCTGTATTTCCGGGGCCGCGCCGACGAGGCGCTGACCATGACAGCCGAGGTGATCGCCATGACGGCGCGCCTGGACGACCCGCGCGCGGGCGTCGCGCACCTGATCTGCGCCGAGATGCATCTGCTGGGCGAACAGTTTGAGCAGGCGCTGAGCCACCTGGAGCAGGTGCACACCGCGCAGCAGCGCCACGCCAGTGACCGGCTGGACGTGCCGGCGCGGGCCTTCAGCGCCGAGTGCCTGTGGCGGCTGGGGCGGCTGGACTGGGCCGATTTCGAGCGGCGCATTGAGGCCCTGCACCCCACCCAGGATTTTGACCACGTTACGCGGGCCTTTTACACCGGCCTGCTGGCCTTTGAGGCAGGACAGCTGGAGGCAGCGCGCGCGGCTTTTGAGCAGGTCGTGGCCGGTGTGGCGCTGCTGGACGGCTTTCGCCTGCGCGCCTCGGCCTTTCTGGCTTACGGCCGCTGGGCGGCGGGCGAGGACCTGGACAGCGCCAGCGCGGACCTGCGACGCGCGCTGGAACATGTGGGCGGCGAACTGGCCCTGACCATTGACGCGGGCCGCCTGGCCCCGCTGTACGCCGCCTGTGCTGAGCGCGGCATTGGGGGCCGGTCGGCCGAGCGCCTGGCGCGGCACCTGCGCCCCACCCTGAACGTGCAGACGCTGGGCGGCTTTGCCGTGACCCTGAATGGTCAGCCGCTGCATATCCGCCTGACCAAGGCGCGCGAACTGCTCGCCTACCTGCTGCTACATGGTCCCGCCAGCCGCGACACCCTGATGACTGCGCTCTGGAACGGCGAAGCGCGCCGTGAACTCGGTTCGTACTTCAAGCAGGCGCTGCACGCCCTGCGCGCGGCCCTGCGCCCCCACCTGCCCGCCGGAGCCGACCCGGTGCCGCATGTGGGGGGCCTGTACCGGCTGTCCGAACGCCTGAACGTACAGTGCGACGCCCTGGCCCTCATGGAACGGCCCCAGAGCGCCGACCAGATACTGACCACGCTGGACCGTTACGCGGGCCCATTTCTGCCTGGCACCGATACGGAATGGGCCTCACAGCAGCGTGAGACCCTGGAAGCTCAGGCCCAGTCGCTGGCCATGACGCTGGGGGCGCAGCTGCAGGCCACCAAGCCGGGGCAGGCGGCGCGCGCCTACCTGCATGGCGCCCGAATCAACCCCCTGTTTGAATCGGCGTGGCAGGCCGCCGCCGCGGCCTATGAGCAGGCGGGCCAGCCCTACCTGGCGCGCCACGCCCGCGAAGGCTACGCCCGCGCCCTGCGCCAGGAACTGGGATAGGTAGAGGCTTCTCAGGAAGGCGGCGAGGCAGCTAGGGACCATCCAGACAGCCACACCCGTTGCAGATAGGTGACTTTCTAGGGATGAGGAGTTAACCACTTCGCGCCAAATTGCGCTCAGCCCAGGCGCCCGCCAGACCCAGCTGAAGGATTTGCCAGGACCCTGGATGTTATCCGGGCTATGCGCTCAGCCTCTTCTCAGGCCGGCAGAGCACGGCCCAGAGGAAGAAATCAGGCGCCCTGTAGGGGGGCAAAGCGACAAAGCAGAAGCCGCCTGCCAGGTACTTTGAGGCAATTTGCTCAACAGACATCCAGACTTCAGGGTCGTCAAAGGCAACCCTCTTGAACCCAGAGGCGCTTCCAAGAACACCCCGGACGGACCAGCCCGCCCAGCAAGACGATTTCCGCCCTATGACACATTGTCTGGCGGTTAACCGCTTCTAGGGCACACTGCGCGCAGGTCAACAGACCCGGAGGTTTCCTCACATGAAGACCCTTCTTCGCCGCGCTTTGCCCCTTGCCTTCATCCTGCTGATACCCACAGCGTCTACCACGGCCCTGCAGACCGCCGACTGCTGCATCACGGGCGGAAGTCCAGTCGCTGTCCGCCTGCCCTAAGGCACCTCTGCTTTCCCTTACCCCTCCACGCTGGCGGCGAGAATCTACCGTCTATCAATTTCTTTTCGTCTTCTTCGTCTTCTTGTTCTCGCTGCTGGGGGCCAGGCCACGTGCCTGGCTCCTCCGTTTTGGTTTAGCGGCGGCGCAGAGTATTCAGGATGCCAGCAGCAATCTCTTCCACGCTGGCGGTGGTGGTGTCGCGCACCGGAATCCCGGCGCGCTGAAACAGCCGCTCGGCCCGGCGGACTTCGTGCTCGCACTGTTCCAGGCTGGCGTAGCGGCTCCCGGCCTTGCGCTGGGTGCGAATGGCGTGCAGCCGGCGCGGGTCAATGGTCAGGCCGTGCAACTTGGCACGCCACGGTTCCAGCGGCAGCGGCAGCCCGGTGCGTTCAAAGTCATCCTCGGCCAGCGGGTAGTTGCTGGCCCGCACGCCGTGTTGCAGCGCCAGAAAGAGGCTGGTCGGCGTCTTGCCCGCGCGCGATACCCCCACCAGAATCACGTCGGACAGCCCGTATTGCCGGTCGCCCACGCCGTCGTCCGTGGCCAGGGCGAAGTCCAGGGCGTCCATGCGCGACAGGTAAGCCTCGCTGTCGTGCATGTCGTGGTGACGGCCCACCTCGCGCACAGCGGGCATCCCAAATTCACGCTCCAGAACCCCCAGCCCCGGCCCCAGCAGGTCAAAGACCTCGGCCGGGCACAGCTGCAACTCGGCCAGCACATCAGCGCGGGTCACCGTGGTAAAGACCAGGGGTCGCTCGCCCCGGTCAGCCAGCGCGCAGACCTCGCGGTGAACCGCCTGCGCGGCCGCCACGTCCGCCGTGAAGGGCCGGCGCAGGTACAGCAGCGGCTGGGCCGGAAAATGCGCCAGCAGCGCGCGGGCGATGTTCTCAGCCGTCAGGCCGGTGTGGTCGCTGACAATCATGACGGTGCGCGGCTCGGGCATGGCCCTCAGCCTGACACGGCCTGGCCAGGGGCGCGCCGCCGTCTGCTCAGCGCGGACATGACTACGCTGTCACTCCCTTGGTGGCGCGCCGGGCCGGGCCGGTCGGCTAAGCTGGCAGAGGTACACAAACGCCCCTGATTCCACTGGGCGAAATCCTTTGTAGACCGGAGAAATCTCATGGATATGATTCGCCCGTTCCAAACACTAAGGATGACCGACGTCGAGGTGGTCGGCGGCAAGAACGCCTCGATTGGCGAGATGATTCAGGGCCTTGCGGGGGCTGGCGTGCGGGTGCCCGGCGGCTTTGCCACCACCGCCGACGCCTTCCGGCAGTTCTTGCAGGACAACGGTATTGAGGACAGCATCAACGCGCGCCTCAGCGCTCTGGACGTCAATGACGTGGTGGCGCTGGCCCAGGCCGGGCGCGAGATTCGCGCGCAGGTCGAGGCCGCGCCGCTGCCAGCGGGGTTGGAAGACGCCATCCGCGCTGCCTACGCCGCCATGACTGCCGAAGCGGGCGTCACCGACCCCGACGTGGCCGTGCGGTCCAGCGCCACCGCCGAGGACCTGCCCGAAGCCAGCTTTGCCGGCCAGCAGGAGACCTTCCTGAACGTGCGCGGCATTGAGAGCGTGCTGCGCCATGTGCGGCTGGTGTTTGCCAGCCTGTACAACGACCGCGCCATCTCTTACCGGGTGCACCACGGCTTTTCCCATGCGGATGTGGCGCTGTCCGCTGGCGTGCAGCGCATGGTGCGCACCGACCTGGGGGCCAGCGGAGTGGCCTTTACCCTGGATACCGAGAGCGGTTACCGCGACGCCGTGCTGGTCAC
Above is a genomic segment from Deinococcus betulae containing:
- a CDS encoding BMP family ABC transporter substrate-binding protein, giving the protein MKKLLLAAAPLSLALLFTAAVPAAQAQQGAKLKACFIYVGPVGDIGWSYAHDEARKKAMKALPWLDTKYVESVPEGQAAPVIDRLVKDSCKVIFTTSFGFMDQTLDAAKKYPNVIFAHASGFKRAPNMATYMADFYQLYYLNGMMAAAVSKSDKLGYVAAFPVPELKRHISAFALGARAVNPKATVSVKWINAWFDPNKAREAAEALISEGAGALAFTEDTATVVQTAASRKIPSFAHYSPMYKFAPDYVVSGQLVHWDKIYIDFLSKVRTGTYTAKNLQNVDYWNLLRGGSVELGAQDGMAINPKWVGALKAKSVTVSGKKVSVYDRVTQLSAEMQKGGKFDPFTGPLKDRNGILRVAAGKVATVAELNNMAWVAPGVVGQVADEPKK
- a CDS encoding pyruvate, water dikinase regulatory protein; translated protein: MPEPRTVMIVSDHTGLTAENIARALLAHFPAQPLLYLRRPFTADVAAAQAVHREVCALADRGERPLVFTTVTRADVLAELQLCPAEVFDLLGPGLGVLEREFGMPAVREVGRHHDMHDSEAYLSRMDALDFALATDDGVGDRQYGLSDVILVGVSRAGKTPTSLFLALQHGVRASNYPLAEDDFERTGLPLPLEPWRAKLHGLTIDPRRLHAIRTQRKAGSRYASLEQCEHEVRRAERLFQRAGIPVRDTTTASVEEIAAGILNTLRRR